Within the Chrysemys picta bellii isolate R12L10 unplaced genomic scaffold, ASM1138683v2 scaf2315, whole genome shotgun sequence genome, the region caatcagggtggatgtagtccactcccaataatagatgaggaggtgtcaattccaggagaggaaaagctgcttctgtaatgagccagccactcccagtccctattcaagcccagattaatggtgttgaatttgcaaatgaattttaattctgctgtttctctttgaagtctgtttctgaagtttttttgttcaatgatagtgacttttaaatctgtaatagaatgaccagggagattgaaatgttcacttactggcttatgtatgttaccattcctgatgtccgatttgtgtccatttattcttttgcggagggactgtccggtttggccaatgtacatggcagaggggcattgctggcacatgatggcatatataacattagtggatgtgcaggtgaatgagcccttgatggtgtggctgatgtggttgggtcctctgatgctgttgccagagtagatatggggacagagtaggcaacgaggtttgctacagggataggttcctgggttggtgtttctgtggtgtggtgtgtagttgctggtgagtatttgcttaaggttggggggttgtctgtaagcgaggactggcctgcctcccaaggtctgtgagagtgagggatcattttccaggataggttgtagatcgtggataatgcgctggagaggttttagctggggactgtatgtgatggccagtggtgttctgttattgtccttgttgggcctgtcctgtagtaggtgatttctgggtacccgtcttgctctgtcaatctgtttcctcacttccccaggtgggtattgtagttttacaaatgcttgataaagatcttgtagatgtttgtctctgtctgaggggttggagcaaattcggttgtatcttagggcttggctgtagacaatggattgtgtgatgtgtcttggatgaaagctggaggcatgtaggtaagtgtagcggtcagtaggtgaGCACTCATAGGGGcgctctcccgtgtggatcctctgatgtgtatTGAGGGCTTTCTTGACAGTGAATTTTTCCCCACATTCATGGCACTCATAGGGTCTCACTCCAGTGTGGATCCTTTGATGTGTAATAAGAGCTGGACTCTGTGTGAACATTTTTCCACACTCAGAGCACTGATGAGGTATCTTTCCCTTGTGGATATTCTGATGTCCAGTAAGGTCTGAGCTgacagtgaagcttttcccgcactcactgcattcgtagggtttctcccctgtgtggatcctctgatgtttattaagggctgagctctgagtgaagcttttcccgcactcacagcattcgtagggtttctcccctgtgtggatcctctgatggttaCTAAGGGTAGAGCTCAGAGTGAAGGTTTTCTCGCACTCACTGCattcttggggtctctctcctgtgtggattctctgatgttttaaaaggcctgagtggttagtgaaatgttttccacactcagtgcatgtgtcttttctctctcctgtgggtATTCTCGCCTGGGCTGTGGTTTCCAGGAGGTCCTGGTGAGTTCCCTGACAATTAATGGAGTTACCCACTTTCTCCGCTGGctggtttctctgctccctctctggcctgtgctgactccCACAGGCTTTGCCCTGCACACGATGTCGGGACACATTCCCTCTGGAATCGTGCGATAATCCCCCATGTGGTGCCACTTGCTCAGAATCTTCCTGCTGAGGATTCTGCTTCTTctcctcactcaccatcccagcacctgctgggacagagagagaaacctcagacacagggatggaaaggggaaaacaaccaaaattagagctGGAGAGACAGAAAAGA harbors:
- the LOC135980238 gene encoding zinc finger protein 584-like, producing MVSEEKKQNPQQEDSEQVAPHGGLSHDSRGNVSRHRVQGKACGSQHRPEREQRNQPAEKVGNSINCQGTHQDLLETTAQARIPTGERKDTCTECGKHFTNHSGLLKHQRIHTGERPQECSECEKTFTLSSTLSNHQRIHTGEKPYECCECGKSFTQSSALNKHQRIHTGEKPYECSECGKSFTVSSDLTGHQNIHKGKIPHQCSECGKMFTQSPALITHQRIHTGVRPYECHECGEKFTVKKALNTHQRIHTGERPYECSPTDRYTYLHASSFHPRHITQSIVYSQALRYNRICSNPSDRDKHLQDLYQAFVKLQYPPGEVRKQIDRARRVPRNHLLQDRPNKDNNRTPLAITYSPQLKPLQRIIHDLQPILENDPSLSQTLGGRPVLAYRQPPNLKQILTSNYTPHHRNTNPGTYPCSKPRCLLCPHIYSGNSIRGPNHISHTIKGSFTCTSTNVIYAIMCQQCPSAMYIGQTGQSLRKRINGHKSDIRNGNIHKPVSEHFNLPGHSITDLKVTIIEQKNFRNRLQRETAELKFICKFNTINLGLNRDWEWLAHYRSSFSSPGIDTSSSIIGSGLHPP